A window from Sus scrofa isolate TJ Tabasco breed Duroc chromosome 2, Sscrofa11.1, whole genome shotgun sequence encodes these proteins:
- the LOC100524665 gene encoding LOW QUALITY PROTEIN: olfactory receptor 1440-like (The sequence of the model RefSeq protein was modified relative to this genomic sequence to represent the inferred CDS: inserted 1 base in 1 codon) — MAGGGNNTIVTKFILLGFSDSPKFKIVLFAVFLGIYLLTVVWNVGLILLIRMDSCLHTPMYFFLSNLSFLDFCYVTSTTPQMLSSFFQKPEFISFTGCALQYFFFSSLGLTECCLLAAMAYDRYAAVCNPLLYAVVMSPTLCVQMLVGVYITGILGSXIQLCALLQLNFCGPNIINHFFCDLPQLLVLSCSETFFLQVMKFAIAVIFGMTSVLIIMISYSYIIAAILKISSVEGRSKAFNTCASHLTVVTLFFGSGLFVYMHPSANNALGYDKTASVFYTVVTPMVNPLIYSLRNKEIKDALKRCKKRMFSHCHKGPIG, encoded by the exons ATGGCTGGAGGAGGAAACAATACAATAGTcaccaaattcattcttttgggaTTCTCAGATTCTCCCAAGTTCAAAATTGTTCTCTTTGCTGTATTCTTGGGGATTTACCTCTTGACAGTGGTCTGGAACGTGGGCCTCATCCTTCTGATTAGGATGGACTCCTGCCTACATacgcccatgtacttcttcctcagcaacTTATCCTTCTTAGATTTCTGCTATGTTACCTCCACAACCCCCCAAATGCTCTCAAGCTTCTTCCAGAAGCCTGAATTCATCTCCTTTACAGGGTGTGCCCTGCAGTACTTCTTCTTCTCTAGCCTGGGTCTGACCGAGTGCTGCCTCCTGGCCGCCATGGCTTACGATCGCTATGCTGCCGTTTGCAATCCTCTCCTCTACGCAGTCGTCATGTCCCCCACCCTCTGTGTGCAGATGCTGGTTGGAGTCTATATAACCGGTATCCTTGGCT TGATCCAACTGTGTGCTTTACTTCAGCTCAATTTCTGTGGCCCAAATATTATCAACCACTTCTTTTGTGACCTGCCTCAATTACTAGTCCTCTCCTGCTCTGAAACCTTTTTCCTACAAGTCATGAAATTTGCGATAGCAGTGATTTTTGGCATGACGTCCGTCTTAATCATCATGATATCGTATAGTTATATCATTGCTGCCATCTTGAAGATCAGCTCAGTGGAAGGCAGGTCCAAGGCCTTCAACACCTGTGCTTCTCACCTGACAGTAGTGACCCTTTTCTTTGGATCAGGACTCTTTGTCTATATGCACCCCAGTGCTAATAACGCTCTGGGCTATGATAAGACGGCATCTGTCTTCTACACAGTGGTGACCCCCATGGTGAATCCTTTGATTTACAGTCTAAggaacaaggaaattaaagatgccCTTAAGAGGTGTAAGAAGAGAATGTTTTCCCATTGCCATAAAGGCCCGATAGGTTAG